The following coding sequences are from one Rathayibacter sp. SW19 window:
- a CDS encoding glycoside hydrolase family 13 protein, protein MLPHHDGSSMHVSNPAPALGDTVQVSVRIPRGFGPVTAVRTRSNPDHEPRFSDAEVMASADGWDWWTAPVTVENPVHGYRFMITRGDGSSVWLNATGIHETETLDSEDFKLVSYDAPPSWVASTVLYQLFPDRFARSAAADTRPLPDWAIPAHWGDPVELEQPGRSQQFYGGDVDGIIEHLDHFEQLGVSLIYLTPVFPGRSNHRYDASSFAEVDPLLGGDDALIRLVEAAHARGLKVIGDLTTNHCGDGHEWFQAAYGHPDAPESEFFYWLNDEHTEYVSWMGVRSLPKFNWKSAELRRRFIEGPDSVVANWLKPPYSLDGWRIDVANMTGRYRDEDLNGEVRRIIRRTMIGINPDTILLGESTNDAAPDFQGDAWHGAMTYANFTRPLWSWLSLPGSESSYFGQPVGTIPQLNGVQFVAAHTQFTAGFPWRTLLGTMNALDTHDVPRFLTHARPDVVPVAFGLSVTFPGIPVVWAGDEFALTGEDGEASRTPLPWGELALEPVGNGLDTLAGARYSTNVPGGNGLDTLAGARYSTNVPVGRVARERSEQAYRDPAATFDLYSRLIHLRRDHPALNGGGMRWLHIGGDVLVFVRESATESILVLAARADVDVRLPPDALSGADAAVAVFGDVALAVVPSVEEDEGGIRMTSPGPVFAAWQLPGVVVG, encoded by the coding sequence ATGTTGCCCCATCATGACGGGTCGTCCATGCACGTCTCGAACCCCGCACCTGCTCTCGGCGACACGGTGCAGGTCAGCGTGCGCATTCCGCGCGGATTCGGACCAGTCACCGCGGTGCGCACGCGTTCGAACCCCGACCACGAGCCGCGGTTCTCGGATGCCGAAGTCATGGCATCCGCCGACGGGTGGGACTGGTGGACGGCGCCGGTCACGGTGGAGAACCCGGTGCACGGGTATCGATTCATGATCACTCGAGGCGACGGCTCGAGTGTGTGGCTGAACGCGACGGGCATCCACGAGACCGAGACGCTCGACTCGGAGGACTTCAAGCTGGTCAGTTACGACGCACCGCCGAGCTGGGTGGCGTCGACGGTGTTGTATCAGCTGTTTCCCGACCGGTTTGCTCGTTCGGCGGCCGCGGACACGCGGCCGCTGCCGGACTGGGCGATCCCTGCGCACTGGGGCGACCCGGTCGAGCTGGAACAACCCGGGCGCTCGCAGCAGTTCTACGGCGGTGACGTCGACGGCATCATCGAGCACCTGGACCACTTCGAGCAACTCGGGGTGAGCCTGATCTACCTGACCCCGGTGTTTCCGGGGCGGTCGAATCATCGTTACGACGCATCCAGTTTCGCAGAAGTCGACCCGCTGCTCGGCGGCGATGACGCGCTGATCCGACTGGTTGAGGCGGCGCACGCACGCGGGCTGAAGGTGATCGGGGACCTCACGACCAACCACTGCGGAGACGGTCACGAGTGGTTCCAGGCCGCATACGGGCATCCGGATGCGCCGGAAAGCGAGTTTTTCTACTGGCTCAACGATGAGCACACGGAATACGTCTCTTGGATGGGCGTGAGAAGCCTTCCAAAGTTCAATTGGAAGTCGGCAGAGCTGCGCCGACGCTTCATCGAGGGCCCCGATTCCGTCGTTGCGAACTGGTTGAAGCCGCCGTATTCACTGGACGGCTGGCGCATCGACGTCGCCAACATGACAGGGCGGTACCGCGACGAGGACCTTAACGGCGAGGTGCGGCGCATCATCCGGCGCACGATGATCGGGATCAATCCGGACACCATCCTGCTCGGTGAGTCGACCAACGACGCGGCCCCTGATTTTCAAGGCGACGCCTGGCACGGCGCGATGACCTACGCGAACTTCACCCGGCCGCTGTGGAGCTGGCTGTCGCTGCCGGGCAGTGAGTCGAGCTATTTCGGGCAGCCGGTCGGCACGATTCCGCAGTTGAACGGCGTGCAGTTCGTCGCGGCGCACACGCAGTTCACCGCCGGTTTCCCGTGGCGCACGCTGCTCGGCACCATGAATGCGTTGGACACCCACGACGTGCCGCGGTTCTTGACCCATGCCCGGCCGGATGTCGTTCCGGTCGCGTTCGGTCTGTCTGTCACGTTCCCGGGCATTCCGGTCGTGTGGGCCGGCGACGAGTTCGCGCTGACCGGCGAGGACGGCGAGGCGTCGCGCACGCCGCTGCCGTGGGGCGAGCTGGCGCTTGAGCCCGTTGGTAATGGTCTCGATACGCTCGCTGGCGCTCGCTACTCGACCAACGTTCCCGGTGGTAATGGTCTCGATACGCTCGCTGGCGCTCGCTACTCGACCAACGTTCCCGTTGGTCGAGTAGCCCGCGAGCGCAGCGAGCAGGCGTATCGAGACCCCGCAGCCACCTTCGACCTCTATTCGCGCCTCATCCATCTGCGTCGCGACCACCCGGCCCTGAACGGCGGCGGCATGCGCTGGCTGCACATCGGCGGCGATGTCCTCGTGTTCGTGCGCGAGTCCGCTACCGAAAGCATCCTCGTTCTTGCGGCGCGAGCCGACGTCGACGTGCGGCTTCCGCCCGATGCGCTCAGCGGTGCGGATGCAGCGGTGGCGGTTTTCGGTGACGTCGCGCTCGCGGTCGTGCCGTCCGTCGAGGAGGACGAGGGCGGCATCCGCATGACGTCGCCTGGTCCGGTGTTCGCGGCGTGGCAGTTGCCTGGGGTTGTTGTCGGCTGA
- a CDS encoding LacI family DNA-binding transcriptional regulator: MSVEPHEAVRPTLAAIAARAGTSIPTVSKALRGGTDVAPTTRDRILRAAEQLGYKRPKGLGLVRDTESGPGLVDFVLASGESSWTNRALSGVEGAANDADLDVVITLVRPNSDWVDRVLRRASCGTILAVVAPTSGQWRRLSEAERPVVLLDPMVSPPRGVGSVGAMNWQGGRSAAEHLVELGHTRIAVIDVSDSYEYSRARLDGFRSVLAAVGLELAPANHAHVGWERDTARASAVGMLSRVDRPTAVFACTETLALGVYDAAAELKLSIPGDLSVIGFDDLPEAGWASPPMTTVQQPIAEMAASALRMLLRIGRSGSQVEGQAPREELATTLIVRRSTGPVGA; encoded by the coding sequence GTGTCTGTAGAGCCCCATGAAGCCGTGCGCCCGACTCTGGCGGCCATTGCTGCGCGAGCCGGCACGAGCATCCCCACCGTTTCGAAGGCACTGCGAGGCGGAACGGACGTCGCGCCCACGACACGCGACCGCATTCTTCGTGCCGCCGAACAACTCGGCTACAAGCGACCTAAAGGTCTTGGGCTGGTGCGCGACACCGAGTCGGGGCCAGGGCTCGTGGATTTCGTGCTGGCCTCCGGCGAGAGCTCCTGGACCAACCGGGCGCTCAGCGGTGTGGAGGGCGCGGCAAACGACGCCGATCTCGATGTCGTGATCACCCTGGTGCGCCCCAATTCAGACTGGGTTGACCGTGTTCTGCGTCGTGCGTCGTGCGGAACGATTTTGGCGGTCGTCGCGCCAACGTCCGGCCAGTGGCGGCGCCTGTCCGAGGCGGAAAGGCCGGTCGTGCTCCTCGACCCGATGGTGTCTCCGCCGAGAGGCGTCGGCAGTGTCGGCGCCATGAATTGGCAGGGCGGCAGGTCGGCGGCCGAACATCTGGTCGAACTCGGCCACACGCGTATCGCCGTCATCGATGTGTCCGATTCGTATGAATACAGCAGGGCACGACTCGACGGATTCAGGTCGGTGCTGGCCGCGGTGGGGCTTGAGCTTGCCCCGGCCAACCACGCGCACGTCGGTTGGGAGCGCGACACGGCGAGGGCATCCGCCGTGGGCATGCTGTCGAGGGTGGACCGCCCGACGGCGGTGTTCGCCTGCACTGAGACTCTGGCGCTCGGTGTGTACGATGCGGCCGCGGAACTCAAGCTGTCTATTCCCGGTGACCTGAGTGTGATCGGATTCGATGACCTGCCCGAAGCGGGTTGGGCGTCTCCGCCGATGACCACGGTGCAGCAGCCGATCGCCGAAATGGCGGCGTCCGCATTGCGCATGCTGCTGCGGATCGGCCGATCGGGTTCTCAGGTAGAGGGCCAGGCTCCTCGCGAAGAACTGGCGACCACGCTCATTGTGCGCCGATCGACCGGGCCGGTCGGCGCCTGA
- a CDS encoding glycoside hydrolase family 43 protein, producing MPPSAQRKTELPNPVLPGFYPDPSLCRVGEHYYLANSTFEYLPGIPIHESTDLRTWRSLGAAITRPEKFDLGNARDSGGIYAPTIRYHDGRFYVVGSQVDHRPETQFIISAADPAGPWTSPIWVADADGFDPSVFFHDGTAYWCAARILDPGQYEGQTAIWVREIDMATGLFTGPETVVWGGALRGDTWSEGPHIFEREGWFYLLTAEGGTYRDHAVMIARSRSVTGPYENCPRNPIISHRHLGDRHPVQNVGHADFVQRTDGSWAAALLGVRTENGRHILGRETFVADVVWEHGWPVVNPGVGMLTAVGERTCAWELEPARVAGALSVRGDARFAAETTTGVVLSASANRGRPSALFYRLAHHRAQLLVTFDAVEPGAAVGLALRQSDSYSIRLEIDGRRVGIIERAADVDIERDHWTLSDDAPLEIVAETTASSVCFRVGERCSSAVDASVLSSETAGGFVGTVWGPYVAGAAGAQARLRRIAYSDREMSEQL from the coding sequence ATGCCACCATCCGCACAACGCAAAACCGAACTGCCGAATCCGGTTCTGCCAGGCTTCTACCCAGACCCGTCCCTGTGCAGAGTCGGCGAACACTACTACCTGGCGAATTCAACATTCGAGTATCTGCCGGGCATCCCGATCCACGAAAGCACCGATCTGCGCACCTGGCGATCGCTCGGCGCCGCGATCACCCGTCCGGAAAAATTCGATCTGGGGAATGCTCGCGACTCCGGCGGAATCTACGCGCCGACCATCCGCTACCACGACGGTCGCTTCTACGTCGTGGGTTCCCAGGTCGATCACCGGCCGGAGACCCAGTTCATCATCTCCGCTGCGGATCCGGCTGGCCCGTGGACGTCGCCGATCTGGGTGGCGGATGCCGACGGATTCGACCCGTCGGTCTTCTTCCATGACGGCACGGCGTACTGGTGCGCGGCACGCATCCTCGATCCCGGGCAATACGAGGGGCAGACGGCGATTTGGGTGCGGGAGATCGACATGGCCACCGGGCTCTTCACAGGGCCCGAGACGGTCGTGTGGGGCGGCGCGCTGCGCGGCGACACCTGGAGCGAGGGTCCGCACATTTTCGAGCGGGAGGGATGGTTTTACCTGCTCACCGCGGAGGGCGGCACGTACCGTGATCACGCCGTCATGATCGCTCGCTCGCGGTCGGTGACGGGGCCATATGAGAACTGTCCGCGCAATCCGATCATCAGCCATCGCCACCTCGGTGATCGGCACCCGGTGCAGAACGTGGGGCACGCCGACTTCGTGCAGCGCACCGACGGATCGTGGGCAGCGGCACTCCTCGGCGTGCGCACCGAGAACGGCCGTCACATCCTCGGCCGCGAGACCTTCGTCGCCGACGTCGTGTGGGAACACGGTTGGCCGGTTGTCAATCCGGGTGTCGGGATGCTGACAGCCGTCGGCGAGCGCACGTGCGCGTGGGAGCTCGAGCCGGCCAGAGTCGCAGGCGCCCTCAGCGTGCGCGGCGACGCACGATTCGCCGCGGAGACGACGACCGGTGTCGTGCTCTCGGCGTCGGCGAACCGCGGCCGGCCGTCGGCATTGTTCTACCGGTTAGCCCACCACCGAGCGCAGCTGTTGGTGACCTTCGACGCGGTCGAGCCCGGCGCGGCCGTCGGACTCGCCCTGCGGCAGAGCGACTCGTACTCGATCAGACTCGAAATCGACGGCCGCCGAGTCGGCATCATCGAACGGGCGGCAGACGTGGACATCGAACGCGATCACTGGACTCTTTCCGACGATGCGCCGCTCGAGATCGTTGCCGAGACAACCGCCTCGAGCGTTTGTTTCCGCGTCGGAGAACGCTGCTCCTCCGCAGTCGATGCCTCAGTGCTCAGTTCGGAGACGGCAGGCGGCTTCGTCGGAACGGTATGGGGACCATACGTTGCGGGCGCCGCCGGAGCGCAAGCGAGACTCCGCCGCATCGCGTACAGCGACCGCGAAATGAGCGAGCAGCTCTGA
- a CDS encoding glycoside hydrolase family 13 protein yields the protein MITSNSSDTAGVVRADGPNNTEWWRSAVIYQVYPRSFADSTGDGVGDLRGIAGRLPALTELGVDALWLSPFYTSPQRDAGYDVADYCDVDPLFGTLEHFDALLEAAHNAQLKVIIDLVPNHTSSDHAWFQDALAAPEGSDARDHYMFRNGKGVDGSTPPNNWESVFGGSAWTRVNRPDGTPGQWYLHLFDTSQPDLNWESEWVREHFRQILRFWLDRGVDGFRIDVAHGLVKAAGLPDYTPPSGSGSMGGGTAAGTGDAATGAPPPPPYWQQDGVHEIYRDWHAVLAEYDGDRALCGEAWVQPLTRLADWVRPGEMQQTFNFAYLETPWQASALRAVIQDSIDAFSAVGAPSTWVLSNHDVVRHATRLALTVPNPQGAGLGPKSLGLPDPAFGLRRARAATTLMLALPGSSYLYQGEELGLPEVIDLPDSARQDPTWFRTHGERYGRDGCRVPIPWTSTGATYGFNNGTVSWLPQPVQWARLARDVEREDPGSTLSLYRRLLAERRAHDLGTGAIEWIHGFGTDVVAYRNGTVTVIANTGTEPVTLTDGDVLLSSEPIVDRMLPPDTTVWLI from the coding sequence ATGATCACGAGCAATTCCAGCGACACCGCCGGAGTTGTCCGCGCTGACGGACCCAATAACACCGAGTGGTGGCGCTCCGCCGTGATCTATCAGGTCTACCCGCGCTCATTCGCCGACTCCACCGGAGACGGTGTCGGTGATCTGCGCGGAATTGCCGGCCGGCTGCCCGCGCTAACCGAACTCGGGGTGGATGCCCTCTGGTTGTCGCCGTTCTACACGTCGCCTCAGCGCGACGCCGGTTACGACGTCGCCGATTACTGCGATGTCGACCCGCTGTTCGGCACGCTCGAGCACTTCGACGCGCTTCTGGAGGCCGCGCACAATGCGCAGCTCAAGGTGATCATCGATCTGGTTCCGAACCATACGTCCAGTGACCATGCGTGGTTTCAGGATGCTCTCGCCGCGCCAGAAGGCAGCGACGCGCGAGATCACTACATGTTCCGCAACGGCAAGGGCGTCGACGGGTCGACGCCGCCGAACAACTGGGAGTCCGTGTTCGGCGGTTCGGCGTGGACGCGCGTCAATCGCCCGGACGGCACGCCCGGCCAGTGGTATCTGCACCTTTTCGACACGTCGCAGCCGGACCTGAACTGGGAAAGCGAATGGGTGCGCGAACATTTCAGGCAGATTCTTCGATTTTGGCTGGATCGCGGCGTCGATGGCTTCCGAATAGATGTCGCGCACGGGCTGGTCAAGGCAGCCGGACTCCCCGACTACACGCCGCCTTCCGGCTCCGGCAGCATGGGCGGCGGAACCGCTGCGGGCACAGGCGATGCGGCCACAGGCGCGCCACCCCCTCCGCCCTATTGGCAACAAGACGGCGTGCACGAGATCTACCGTGACTGGCACGCCGTGCTGGCCGAGTACGACGGTGATCGGGCCCTGTGCGGCGAAGCCTGGGTGCAGCCACTCACTCGCCTGGCGGACTGGGTGCGACCGGGCGAAATGCAGCAGACGTTCAATTTCGCGTATCTCGAGACGCCGTGGCAGGCATCCGCTCTGCGTGCGGTCATCCAAGACTCGATCGATGCGTTCAGTGCTGTCGGCGCACCGAGCACCTGGGTGCTCTCGAACCATGATGTGGTGCGGCACGCGACCCGGCTGGCGCTGACGGTGCCGAACCCGCAAGGCGCGGGCCTCGGGCCGAAGAGCCTCGGCTTGCCCGACCCGGCGTTCGGCCTCCGGCGCGCCCGCGCGGCCACAACGCTGATGCTGGCGCTGCCTGGCTCGAGCTACCTCTATCAGGGCGAAGAGCTCGGTCTGCCTGAGGTGATCGACCTGCCCGATTCCGCGCGTCAGGACCCCACGTGGTTCCGCACGCACGGCGAGCGCTATGGGCGAGACGGATGCCGCGTGCCGATTCCGTGGACCAGTACTGGTGCCACCTACGGCTTCAACAATGGAACGGTGAGTTGGCTACCGCAGCCGGTGCAATGGGCGCGCCTCGCTCGGGATGTCGAGCGCGAGGACCCGGGCTCGACCCTGTCGCTCTACCGGCGGCTGCTGGCCGAACGCCGCGCGCACGACCTCGGAACCGGGGCGATCGAGTGGATTCACGGGTTCGGAACCGACGTCGTCGCGTATCGCAATGGCACGGTCACGGTCATTGCGAACACAGGAACCGAGCCGGTCACTCTGACTGACGGTGATGTTCTGCTCTCGAGCGAACCGATCGTCGACCGGATGCTGCCGCCAGACACGACCGTCTGGCTGATCTAG
- a CDS encoding M23 family metallopeptidase has product MTKPAARRTKKATENVTDVRPLTRRELRAQEREHERVLAEAAALPAVSPALRMPPLAPSTHRDSAHTKSAPRRRRSPAARAFSVITMIAVAGMAIATSVPAKALMSSEDVAAARAVSSTNALLSGDVQTLAGGEAGPQGVSREGIAAVSAVAVSGFANARHANTFNNNTSGAIQWPFPFGVPISDYFGPRAAPTAGASTNHLGVDFAPGDGTAIQSIADGVVRQIVPTDSSGLGVHVIIDHRINGALVSSVYGHMRVGSVQVATGQSVKVGDIVGLVGNTGTSTGSHLHFEIRIDGTRPVDPYAWLNANAG; this is encoded by the coding sequence GTGACGAAGCCCGCCGCCCGCCGCACCAAGAAGGCCACCGAAAACGTGACTGATGTTCGCCCGCTCACCCGGCGCGAATTGAGGGCTCAAGAACGTGAGCACGAGCGCGTGCTGGCCGAAGCTGCTGCGCTTCCTGCTGTGTCACCAGCTTTGCGGATGCCGCCACTCGCGCCCTCCACGCACCGCGATTCCGCGCACACCAAATCCGCGCCGCGTCGTCGACGATCACCAGCGGCGAGAGCGTTCAGCGTGATCACGATGATTGCGGTGGCCGGCATGGCGATCGCAACCAGTGTTCCGGCCAAAGCGCTGATGTCGTCAGAGGACGTTGCTGCAGCGCGAGCGGTCAGCTCGACCAACGCGCTGCTTTCGGGAGACGTGCAGACCCTTGCCGGGGGAGAGGCCGGGCCGCAGGGTGTCTCCCGCGAGGGCATTGCCGCCGTCTCGGCCGTCGCTGTTTCGGGGTTCGCGAACGCGCGGCACGCGAACACATTCAACAACAACACCTCGGGCGCGATTCAGTGGCCGTTCCCGTTCGGCGTGCCGATCAGCGACTACTTCGGACCGCGCGCCGCGCCGACAGCCGGCGCGTCGACGAACCACCTCGGCGTCGACTTCGCACCGGGCGACGGAACGGCGATTCAGTCAATCGCAGACGGCGTTGTGCGGCAGATCGTGCCGACCGACAGCAGCGGCCTCGGCGTGCACGTCATCATCGACCACCGGATCAACGGGGCCCTCGTCTCCAGCGTCTACGGGCACATGCGCGTCGGGTCGGTCCAGGTGGCCACTGGGCAGAGCGTCAAGGTCGGTGACATCGTCGGGCTCGTCGGAAACACGGGCACCTCGACCGGGTCACACCTGCACTTCGAGATCCGCATCGATGGCACGCGCCCGGTCGACCCGTACGCCTGGCTGAACGCCAACGCGGGCTGA
- a CDS encoding inositol monophosphatase family protein yields MTSVASSELLDLARKTALTAGALIFKRRQQGVEVAASKTAPEDIVTFADRESEELIRSLLAKARPNDGFFGEEGAATGGSSGLTWVVDPIDGTVNYLYGIPAYAVSIAAVEGEPDTNTWNALAAVVFNPAADELYTASAGAGAYLGSQRLTVPTGKTLSLALVGTGFSYDSARRALQADAVSHLISSVRDIRRIGSAALDLCSIASGRLDAYYEKGLKPWDHAAGALVAAEAGARVAGMHGVPASRALIIAAEPGLFDQLEPILDRLGVIDR; encoded by the coding sequence ATGACTTCTGTTGCTTCATCCGAACTGCTCGACCTCGCCCGGAAGACCGCGCTCACCGCTGGCGCCCTGATCTTCAAGCGCCGCCAGCAGGGTGTCGAGGTCGCGGCGAGCAAGACTGCACCGGAGGACATCGTGACCTTCGCCGACCGGGAATCCGAAGAACTGATTCGCTCGCTGCTCGCAAAAGCGCGCCCGAACGACGGCTTCTTCGGCGAGGAGGGCGCGGCCACCGGCGGGTCCAGCGGCCTCACCTGGGTCGTCGACCCGATCGACGGGACCGTCAACTACCTATACGGAATCCCAGCGTATGCGGTGTCAATCGCCGCCGTCGAAGGCGAGCCGGACACCAACACCTGGAACGCCCTGGCCGCTGTCGTCTTCAACCCTGCCGCCGACGAACTGTATACGGCCAGCGCGGGGGCTGGTGCTTACCTCGGTTCGCAGCGCCTCACCGTCCCGACCGGAAAGACGCTCTCTTTGGCACTCGTCGGCACCGGCTTCTCCTACGACTCGGCGCGCCGCGCCTTGCAAGCGGATGCCGTCAGCCACCTGATCAGCAGCGTGCGCGACATTCGACGGATCGGTTCGGCAGCCCTCGACCTGTGCTCGATCGCATCCGGCCGGCTCGACGCGTACTACGAAAAGGGCCTGAAGCCCTGGGATCACGCCGCCGGCGCGCTCGTCGCCGCAGAAGCGGGTGCCAGGGTAGCCGGGATGCACGGTGTTCCCGCCAGCCGGGCACTGATCATTGCGGCGGAGCCCGGGCTGTTCGACCAACTCGAGCCCATCCTGGACCGGCTCGGTGTCATCGACCGCTGA
- a CDS encoding DinB family protein: MKRIDPGPQADERTSLIEYLNYQRATVLMKTADLSREQLCRRHPPSELTLAGLLKHLWLVEDSWITDRFLGQSELEPWNSAPFDGDPDWEMHSALDDDPDWLRASYADACARNDALIAGHGLDDLAVRKLRNGDDWTLRWVLLHLIEETARHAGHADLLREAIDGAVGE; the protein is encoded by the coding sequence ATGAAGCGCATCGACCCGGGTCCGCAGGCCGACGAACGAACATCACTGATTGAGTATTTGAACTATCAGCGAGCGACGGTCCTGATGAAGACCGCTGACCTGAGTCGAGAGCAGTTATGCCGAAGGCACCCACCGTCAGAGCTCACGCTGGCCGGACTGCTGAAACACCTCTGGCTCGTCGAGGACTCATGGATCACTGACCGATTTCTCGGGCAGTCGGAGCTCGAACCCTGGAACAGTGCCCCATTCGACGGAGACCCGGACTGGGAAATGCACAGTGCACTCGACGACGATCCGGATTGGTTGCGCGCGTCTTATGCCGACGCATGCGCCAGGAACGACGCGCTGATTGCCGGACATGGTTTGGACGACCTCGCTGTTCGCAAGCTACGCAACGGCGACGATTGGACTCTCCGTTGGGTGCTCCTGCACCTGATCGAGGAGACGGCCCGCCACGCAGGTCATGCCGACCTGCTGCGTGAAGCGATAGACGGCGCCGTCGGCGAGTAG
- a CDS encoding HNH endonuclease signature motif containing protein, whose amino-acid sequence MSPPQFCRGCRNGCSNVSGLVLTTGMETIIVEGPQAAKLQSAIGDVQAEVIASLVGIDKMISSLMAWRAELVEQAHQWATVNEDAVVPFGVSAVRQTELARRSFVAEIACALHIPESTADQLIGESDLLVNGLPDTLDELRHGRIGYQQARVIVGESHGLDADIRAKLEAALIGPAGSLTASRLRVRARRVREQLEPDSIEARTKTALEKRFIGVDPGRDGMSWLTLYGQAAVIEGIDDRLQRAATAKRAAGDPRTISQLRADIAAALLLDGVPGLAASHPASAGSRGEEPSGGDSVGDPRAADGGAEGRSGANPDPVLASLDFPVDLLDRIRPQVMVTVPVFNLMGLTEEPGSLSGCVPIDADTARRLAAHAPSFTRLLTHPQTEAVLSVGRDSYRVPADLRQWLRIRDGMCRFPGCTRRAVHTEIDHTGQWQADGLTQYDNLACLCAKHHHLKDQTVWQVVQRGNGILEWTSPAGRTYRTEPETNLPTPPGVIASDDSGGDRHPPDTRPDRIMPRREPDAKPKPAAECEPDAPSALDRSDEGSDVPPF is encoded by the coding sequence GTGAGTCCTCCACAATTTTGTCGTGGTTGTAGGAACGGATGTTCGAATGTCAGTGGTCTGGTGTTGACTACAGGCATGGAGACGATCATCGTAGAGGGGCCACAGGCAGCCAAGTTGCAGTCTGCGATCGGTGACGTGCAAGCAGAAGTCATCGCCTCGCTGGTGGGGATCGACAAGATGATCTCGTCATTGATGGCCTGGCGCGCAGAACTCGTGGAGCAGGCGCACCAATGGGCGACGGTCAACGAGGATGCTGTCGTTCCTTTCGGCGTCTCGGCGGTGCGACAGACAGAGTTGGCGCGTCGCTCATTCGTGGCAGAGATCGCGTGCGCGCTGCACATCCCGGAATCGACGGCTGACCAACTCATCGGCGAAAGCGACTTGCTGGTGAACGGACTGCCGGACACGCTAGATGAGTTGCGACACGGGCGCATCGGCTATCAGCAAGCGCGGGTGATTGTCGGAGAATCACACGGCCTGGATGCCGACATCCGGGCCAAACTTGAGGCCGCCCTGATTGGGCCGGCTGGTAGTTTGACGGCGAGTCGGCTGCGGGTGCGTGCGCGACGGGTTCGTGAACAGTTGGAACCCGACAGCATCGAAGCGCGCACGAAGACGGCATTAGAGAAACGCTTTATCGGCGTGGACCCCGGGCGTGATGGCATGTCCTGGCTGACTCTGTACGGGCAAGCGGCGGTAATCGAGGGAATCGATGACCGGCTGCAGCGGGCCGCCACCGCCAAGCGTGCCGCCGGCGATCCTCGCACGATCTCTCAACTTCGCGCAGATATTGCGGCGGCGCTCCTGCTGGACGGGGTGCCAGGGTTGGCCGCTTCCCACCCGGCAAGCGCCGGCAGCCGAGGCGAGGAACCTTCGGGCGGCGACAGCGTGGGCGACCCGCGTGCGGCCGACGGTGGCGCAGAGGGCAGATCGGGCGCGAATCCCGATCCGGTGCTCGCCTCGTTGGACTTTCCCGTGGACCTGCTGGATCGGATTCGCCCGCAAGTGATGGTGACCGTGCCGGTGTTCAATCTGATGGGTTTGACCGAAGAGCCCGGTAGCCTCAGTGGTTGCGTCCCGATCGACGCAGATACCGCGCGGCGTCTGGCCGCTCACGCACCGAGCTTCACTCGGCTGCTGACGCATCCGCAAACCGAGGCCGTGCTTTCAGTGGGTCGAGATTCCTATCGCGTTCCGGCCGATCTGCGACAATGGTTGCGCATTCGTGACGGGATGTGCCGATTCCCCGGTTGCACCCGCCGGGCCGTGCACACCGAAATCGACCACACCGGGCAGTGGCAAGCCGACGGACTCACCCAATACGACAATCTTGCGTGTTTATGCGCCAAACATCACCATCTGAAAGACCAAACCGTCTGGCAAGTCGTACAGCGCGGCAATGGAATCCTGGAATGGACCTCGCCAGCTGGACGCACCTACCGCACCGAGCCCGAAACCAACCTCCCGACACCGCCAGGTGTGATCGCAAGTGACGATTCCGGCGGGGATCGACATCCACCAGACACCAGGCCCGATCGCATCATGCCGCGGCGCGAGCCCGACGCGAAGCCTAAGCCCGCGGCCGAATGCGAGCCCGACGCACCGAGTGCGCTCGACAGAAGCGACGAGGGATCAGATGTGCCGCCGTTCTGA